One genomic region from Jiangella sp. DSM 45060 encodes:
- the cobA gene encoding uroporphyrinogen-III C-methyltransferase: protein MTGHVAIVGGGPGDPGLLTLRGFDLLKQADVVLVDRLAPRSLLDALRPDVEVVDVGKEPHRHRRDQREIEALMIDRARRGLRVVRLKGGDPFVFGRGGEEALACAAAGVPYEVVPGVSSAVAVPGLAGIPVTQRGVTQEVTIVSGHAHPDSPESTVDWDRLAAGTGTIVVLMGVTHLAGIAARLVAGGRRPGTPVAVVMASGARVVVATLDTVGCAAEGIEPPAVVVVGDVVALRDLLA from the coding sequence GTGACGGGGCACGTGGCGATCGTCGGCGGCGGACCGGGCGACCCGGGACTGCTCACCCTGCGCGGGTTCGACCTGCTGAAGCAGGCCGACGTCGTGCTGGTGGACCGGCTGGCGCCGCGGTCGCTGCTGGACGCGCTGCGCCCGGACGTCGAGGTCGTCGACGTCGGCAAGGAGCCGCACCGGCACCGGCGCGACCAGCGCGAGATCGAGGCGCTGATGATCGACCGCGCCCGCCGCGGGCTGCGCGTCGTCCGGCTCAAGGGCGGCGACCCCTTCGTCTTCGGCCGCGGCGGCGAGGAGGCGCTCGCCTGCGCCGCGGCCGGCGTGCCGTACGAGGTGGTGCCCGGGGTGAGCAGCGCCGTCGCCGTCCCCGGGCTGGCCGGCATCCCGGTGACGCAGCGCGGCGTGACGCAGGAGGTGACGATCGTCAGCGGGCACGCCCACCCCGATTCGCCGGAGTCGACCGTCGACTGGGATCGGCTGGCGGCCGGCACCGGCACGATCGTCGTGCTGATGGGCGTGACGCACCTCGCCGGTATCGCCGCCCGGCTCGTCGCCGGCGGGCGGCGGCCGGGCACGCCGGTCGCCGTCGTGATGGCCAGCGGCGCGCGGGTCGTCGTCGCGACCCTGGACACCGTCGGCTGCGCGGCCGAAGGGATCGAGCCGCCCGCTGTCGTCGTGGTCGGCGACGTGGTCGCGCTGCGCGACCTGCTGGCGTGA
- the nirB gene encoding nitrite reductase large subunit NirB, translating into MSAPRHLVVVGNGMVGQRLVEAVRQRDPRRRWRITVLGEEPRPAYDRVALTSYLTGTTEEELRLVPDGCYDDGCELLLGEAVVEIDRAARRVRTSAGREVGYDALVLATGSRPFVPPVPGADLDGCFVYRTIDDLDALRSRAASVSSGVVVGGGLLGLEAANALLSLGLSAGVVEFAPRLMPAQVDRGGGEVLRRRVEALGLTARLDTATERISAVDGGLRLTFADGSSLDTGVVVFSAGIRPRDELARAAGLAVGERGGVVVDEGCRTSDPAIWAVGECAVAGGRVYGLVAPGYEMAEVVADRLLGGDAAFAEADTSTKLKLLGVDVASFGDAHAAAPDALEVVYADPVGGVYKKLVVTDDASRLLGGVLVGDASAYAALRTMVGQPLADTPEQLLLAGPSTSDLGDDAQVCSCQNVSAGAIRAAIHDEGCADVGALKACTRAGTVCGSCVPLLKTLLTQSGVEANPALCEHFAMGRAELFDLVRVTGLRTFSGIVARHGTGRGCDICKPVVASILASLGSGHVLDGEQAALQDTNDHFLANLQRNGTYSVVPRVPGGELTPEGLIAIGEVARDFGLYSKITGGQRIDLLGARVEQLPAIWRRLVDAGFESGHAYGKALRTVKSCVGSAWCRYGVQDSTSLAIMLELRYRGLRAPHKIKAGVSGCARECAEARSKDVGIIASEHGWNLYVGGNGGFRPRHAELFASDLSSEALVALVDRFLMFYVRTADRLQRTSAWIEALTDEHGDGLAYLRRVLVDDSLGLGADLDAAMEAHVGSYTDEWAAVLDDEEKLGRFVSFVNAPDAPDPSIRFEVERGQIRPVVAGPTLEVVRR; encoded by the coding sequence ATGAGTGCACCACGTCACCTCGTCGTCGTCGGCAACGGCATGGTCGGGCAGCGGCTGGTCGAGGCGGTCCGGCAGCGTGACCCGCGGCGGCGGTGGCGCATCACCGTCCTCGGCGAGGAGCCGCGGCCCGCCTACGACCGCGTCGCGCTGACCTCGTACCTCACCGGGACGACCGAGGAGGAGCTGCGGCTGGTCCCGGACGGCTGCTACGACGACGGCTGCGAGCTGCTGCTGGGCGAGGCGGTCGTCGAGATCGACCGGGCTGCCCGGCGGGTGCGCACGTCGGCCGGTCGGGAGGTCGGCTACGACGCGCTGGTGCTGGCCACCGGGTCGCGGCCGTTCGTGCCGCCGGTGCCGGGCGCGGACCTGGACGGCTGTTTCGTCTACCGGACCATCGACGACCTGGACGCGCTGCGATCCCGGGCCGCGTCGGTGTCGTCCGGCGTGGTCGTGGGCGGCGGCCTGCTCGGGCTGGAGGCGGCGAACGCGCTGCTCTCGCTCGGACTGTCGGCCGGCGTGGTGGAGTTCGCGCCGCGGCTGATGCCCGCGCAGGTCGACCGCGGCGGCGGCGAGGTGCTGCGGCGCCGGGTCGAGGCGCTCGGGCTGACCGCCCGGCTGGACACCGCGACCGAGCGGATCTCGGCCGTCGACGGCGGGCTGCGGCTGACCTTCGCCGACGGATCGTCGCTGGACACCGGGGTGGTGGTGTTCTCCGCCGGGATCCGGCCGCGGGACGAGCTGGCGCGTGCGGCCGGGCTCGCCGTCGGGGAGCGCGGCGGTGTGGTCGTCGACGAGGGCTGCCGGACGTCCGACCCGGCGATCTGGGCGGTCGGCGAGTGCGCGGTGGCCGGCGGCCGCGTCTACGGGCTGGTCGCGCCCGGCTACGAGATGGCCGAGGTGGTGGCCGACCGGCTGCTCGGCGGCGACGCGGCGTTCGCCGAGGCCGACACGTCCACGAAGCTCAAGCTGCTCGGCGTCGACGTCGCCAGCTTCGGCGACGCGCACGCGGCGGCGCCGGACGCGCTCGAGGTGGTCTACGCGGACCCCGTCGGCGGCGTCTACAAGAAGCTGGTCGTCACCGACGACGCGTCGCGGCTGCTCGGCGGGGTGCTGGTCGGCGACGCGTCGGCGTACGCGGCGCTGCGGACGATGGTCGGGCAGCCGCTCGCCGACACCCCCGAGCAGCTGCTGCTGGCCGGGCCGTCCACGTCCGACCTCGGTGACGACGCACAGGTGTGCTCGTGCCAGAACGTCTCCGCCGGGGCCATCCGCGCCGCGATCCATGACGAGGGCTGCGCCGACGTGGGCGCGCTGAAGGCGTGCACCCGGGCCGGCACCGTCTGCGGTAGCTGTGTCCCGCTGCTGAAGACGCTGCTCACGCAGTCCGGCGTCGAGGCGAACCCGGCGCTGTGCGAGCACTTCGCCATGGGCCGCGCGGAACTGTTCGACCTGGTCAGGGTCACTGGGCTCCGGACCTTCAGCGGGATCGTCGCCCGGCACGGGACCGGCCGCGGCTGCGACATCTGCAAGCCGGTGGTCGCGTCGATCCTGGCCAGCCTGGGCAGCGGCCACGTCCTGGACGGCGAGCAGGCGGCGCTGCAGGACACCAACGACCACTTCCTGGCCAACCTGCAGCGCAACGGCACCTACTCGGTCGTGCCGCGGGTGCCGGGCGGCGAGCTGACGCCGGAGGGGCTGATCGCGATCGGCGAGGTGGCCCGCGACTTCGGTCTCTACTCCAAGATCACCGGCGGACAGCGCATCGACCTCCTCGGCGCGCGGGTGGAGCAGCTGCCGGCGATCTGGCGTCGGCTGGTCGACGCCGGGTTCGAGAGCGGGCACGCCTACGGCAAGGCGCTGCGGACGGTGAAGTCGTGCGTCGGGTCGGCCTGGTGCCGGTACGGCGTGCAGGACTCCACGTCGCTGGCGATCATGCTGGAGCTGCGCTATCGCGGGCTGCGGGCGCCGCACAAGATCAAGGCCGGCGTCTCCGGGTGCGCCCGCGAGTGCGCCGAGGCGCGCAGCAAGGACGTCGGCATCATCGCGTCGGAGCACGGCTGGAACCTCTACGTCGGCGGCAACGGCGGGTTCCGGCCGCGGCACGCCGAGCTGTTCGCGTCCGACCTCTCCTCCGAAGCGCTGGTCGCGCTGGTGGATCGGTTCCTCATGTTCTACGTGCGGACGGCCGACCGGCTGCAGCGCACCTCCGCCTGGATCGAGGCGCTCACCGACGAGCACGGCGACGGCCTGGCCTACCTGCGCCGCGTCCTCGTCGACGACTCGCTGGGGCTCGGCGCCGACCTGGACGCCGCGATGGAGGCGCACGTCGGCTCCTACACCGACGAGTGGGCCGCGGTCCTCGACGACGAGGAGAAGCTCGGCCGGTTCGTGTCGTTCGTCAACGCCCCCGACGCTCCCGACCCGAGCATCCGGTTCGAGGTGGAGCGCGGGCAGATCCGTCCCGTCGTGGCGGGGCCGACCCTGGAGGTGGTGCGCCGATGA
- a CDS encoding FAD-dependent oxidoreductase: MTRILVVGHGMAGARFVQELRARDPGRRFELTVLGAEPEAAYNRVLLSSVLAGSLTPAEIETVPSAWYAAEDVELRTGVTVAAIDRRRRRVLTTAGEHIPYDHLVLATGSRPWVPPIDGLTGDDGELDRDVVVFRTLGDCRAMLARLHRVRHAVVLGGGLLGLEAARGLAGRGIAVEVVHPADRPMERQLDLDAGRVLARTLRTLGVHVRLNAGAVRFTDGWGGGGRGLRLEDGTRLPADLVVVACGVRPNSALAAAAGVATERAIVVDDTMTSVTDPAIHAIGECAQHDGQVYGLVAPAWEQATVLADVLTGGAARYSGSAVVTRLKAAGVDLAAMGETDVDDFADGVEVLRFADPARGTYQKVVIRDDRVTGAIMLGGPETVGAVTQLFDRAAPPPADRRALIFPGVASAAVDAADAPDDQTICRCNGVTAGRIRAAGADTVAEVAATTRATTGCGGCRADVAALLASRPTVEVPA, encoded by the coding sequence GTGACCCGGATCCTCGTTGTCGGACACGGCATGGCCGGCGCCCGGTTCGTGCAGGAGCTGCGCGCCCGCGACCCCGGCCGCCGGTTCGAGCTGACGGTGCTGGGTGCGGAGCCGGAGGCCGCGTACAACCGGGTGCTGCTGTCGTCGGTGCTGGCCGGGTCGCTGACGCCGGCGGAGATCGAGACGGTGCCGTCGGCCTGGTACGCCGCCGAGGACGTCGAGCTGCGTACCGGCGTCACGGTGGCCGCGATCGACCGACGTCGCCGCCGCGTCCTCACGACCGCCGGCGAGCACATCCCGTACGACCACCTCGTGCTGGCCACCGGCAGCCGGCCGTGGGTGCCGCCGATCGACGGGCTGACCGGCGACGACGGCGAGCTTGACCGCGACGTCGTCGTCTTCCGCACTCTGGGCGACTGCCGGGCGATGCTGGCGCGGCTGCACCGGGTGCGGCACGCGGTGGTTCTCGGCGGCGGGCTGCTCGGACTGGAGGCGGCCCGCGGGCTGGCCGGTCGCGGGATCGCCGTCGAGGTCGTGCACCCGGCGGACCGGCCGATGGAGCGGCAGCTGGATCTCGACGCCGGCCGGGTGCTGGCCCGGACGCTGCGCACGCTGGGGGTGCACGTGCGGCTCAACGCGGGGGCGGTGCGGTTCACCGACGGCTGGGGCGGCGGCGGGCGCGGCCTGCGGCTGGAGGACGGCACCCGGCTGCCGGCCGACCTCGTCGTCGTGGCCTGCGGGGTGCGTCCGAACAGCGCGCTGGCGGCGGCCGCGGGCGTCGCGACCGAGCGGGCGATCGTCGTCGACGACACCATGACCTCGGTGACCGACCCGGCGATCCACGCCATCGGTGAGTGCGCGCAGCACGACGGCCAGGTGTACGGGCTGGTCGCGCCGGCGTGGGAGCAGGCCACGGTGCTGGCCGACGTGCTCACCGGCGGGGCCGCGCGGTACAGCGGCTCGGCCGTCGTCACCCGGCTCAAGGCGGCCGGCGTCGACCTCGCCGCGATGGGCGAGACCGACGTCGACGACTTCGCCGACGGTGTCGAGGTGCTGCGGTTCGCCGACCCGGCCCGCGGGACGTACCAGAAGGTCGTGATCCGCGACGACCGCGTCACCGGCGCGATCATGCTCGGCGGGCCGGAGACGGTCGGCGCCGTCACCCAGCTGTTCGACCGCGCGGCGCCGCCGCCGGCCGACCGGCGCGCCCTGATCTTCCCCGGCGTGGCCTCGGCCGCCGTCGATGCCGCGGACGCGCCGGACGACCAGACCATCTGCCGGTGCAACGGCGTCACCGCGGGCCGGATTCGCGCGGCCGGCGCGGACACCGTCGCCGAGGTCGCCGCCACCACCCGCGCGACCACCGGCTGCGGCGGCTGCCGCGCCGACGTCGCCGCGCTGCTCGCGTCCCGACCCACCGTGGAGGTCCCCGCATGA
- a CDS encoding sirohydrochlorin chelatase: MTLIAVAHGTRAPEGPVVLESLLSGVRTLLPGVDVRVAYVDVIEPTLSSVLAGVPAGERPVVVPMFLASGYHVRVDVPEAVTADGGRALVTPALGPDAAVVAAVEARLRSASADLPSAVVLAAAGSSDASALAEVSVAASLLSSALSRPVVPAFVTTASPSVPDAVASLRAAGHARVGVASYLLAPGLFQQRLTTSGADVVAPPIGPHPLVAALIAERYRAVTPPADPPP, translated from the coding sequence GTGACCCTCATCGCCGTGGCGCACGGGACCCGCGCCCCCGAAGGACCCGTCGTGCTCGAGTCGCTGCTGTCCGGCGTGCGGACGTTGCTGCCGGGGGTGGACGTCCGGGTGGCGTACGTCGACGTGATCGAGCCGACGCTGTCGTCCGTGCTGGCGGGGGTTCCCGCCGGTGAGCGGCCGGTCGTGGTGCCGATGTTCCTCGCGTCGGGGTACCACGTGCGGGTCGACGTGCCCGAGGCCGTGACGGCGGACGGCGGACGGGCCTTGGTGACGCCGGCGCTCGGTCCAGACGCCGCCGTCGTCGCCGCCGTGGAGGCGCGGCTGCGTTCTGCTTCTGCCGACCTGCCGTCCGCCGTCGTGCTGGCCGCCGCGGGTTCGTCGGACGCCTCGGCCCTGGCCGAGGTCTCCGTCGCGGCCTCGCTGCTCTCGTCGGCGCTGTCCCGTCCGGTCGTGCCGGCCTTCGTGACGACCGCCTCGCCGTCCGTGCCCGACGCGGTCGCGTCGCTGCGCGCCGCCGGCCACGCCCGCGTCGGCGTCGCGTCGTACCTGCTCGCGCCCGGGCTCTTCCAGCAACGCCTCACCACCTCCGGCGCCGACGTCGTCGCCCCGCCGATCGGGCCGCACCCGCTGGTCGCCGCCCTCATCGCGGAGCGCTACCGGGCGGTCACGCCTCCCGCAGACCCGCCTCCGTGA
- a CDS encoding uroporphyrinogen-III synthase, which produces MTEHLPLAGFTVALTAARRREELGALLERRGARVVQAPAIRIVPLDDDAELLAATRRCVDEPVDIAVATTGIGFRGWMEAADGWGLGERLLDRLGSATLLARGPKARGALRAAGLTDDWAPPSESSAEVLEHLLAQDLTGRRIAVQLHGEPLPDVTDALTAAGAVVVAVPVYRWVPPDDVAPLGRLVEAVAARQVDCVVFTSAPAVASLLSLASSMGLSSAVLDALRSSVLPACVGPVTAARLERLGIATVQPARSRLGALVREIVASLPARCRTLRAAGHAVQLRGHAVVVDGEVRELPPGPMAVLAELARRPGVVVSRAELLAVLPGGGSDEHAVEMAVTRLRGAVGARVVQTVVKRGYRLAYEPEASGAGKYAS; this is translated from the coding sequence GTGACGGAGCACCTGCCGCTGGCGGGATTCACCGTCGCGCTGACGGCCGCGCGCCGGCGGGAGGAACTGGGCGCGCTGCTGGAGCGGCGCGGCGCCCGGGTCGTGCAGGCGCCGGCGATCCGGATCGTGCCGCTGGACGACGACGCCGAGCTGCTCGCGGCGACCCGCCGGTGCGTCGACGAGCCGGTCGACATCGCCGTCGCCACCACCGGGATCGGGTTCCGCGGCTGGATGGAGGCGGCCGACGGGTGGGGACTGGGGGAACGGCTGCTGGACCGGCTCGGGTCGGCGACGCTGCTGGCCCGCGGCCCGAAGGCGCGCGGTGCGCTGCGGGCGGCCGGGCTGACCGACGACTGGGCGCCGCCGTCGGAATCGTCCGCCGAGGTGCTGGAGCACCTGCTCGCGCAGGACCTGACCGGCCGGCGCATCGCGGTGCAGTTGCACGGCGAACCGCTGCCGGACGTCACCGACGCGCTGACCGCCGCCGGCGCCGTCGTCGTCGCGGTGCCGGTCTACCGCTGGGTGCCGCCGGACGACGTCGCGCCGCTGGGCCGGCTGGTCGAGGCGGTCGCGGCCCGGCAGGTCGACTGCGTCGTGTTCACCAGCGCGCCGGCGGTGGCCAGCCTGCTGTCGCTGGCGTCGTCCATGGGGCTCTCGTCCGCGGTGCTCGACGCGCTGCGGTCGTCGGTGCTGCCCGCGTGCGTTGGGCCGGTGACCGCGGCTCGGCTGGAGCGCCTGGGCATCGCGACGGTGCAGCCGGCCCGATCGCGGCTGGGCGCGCTGGTCCGCGAGATCGTGGCGTCGTTGCCGGCCCGCTGCCGCACGCTGCGCGCCGCCGGGCACGCCGTCCAGCTGCGCGGGCACGCCGTCGTCGTCGACGGGGAGGTGCGCGAGCTGCCGCCCGGGCCGATGGCCGTGCTGGCCGAGCTGGCCCGCCGTCCCGGCGTCGTCGTGTCGCGGGCCGAGCTGCTCGCCGTCCTGCCCGGCGGCGGCAGCGACGAGCACGCCGTCGAGATGGCGGTCACCCGGCTGCGCGGCGCCGTCGGGGCTCGCGTCGTCCAGACAGTGGTCAAACGCGGCTACCGGCTGGCGTACGAGCCCGAGGCGTCCGGCGCGGGGAAGTACGCGTCGTGA
- the nirD gene encoding nitrite reductase small subunit NirD: protein MTVLDVRLWTVVCRLDRLLPERGVAALVGGVQVAIFRGVSGDIHAVGNRDPFSGAHVLSRGIVGSRGAVPTVASPLHKQVFSLLTGECLDEPGVAVPVYDVRVRDGDVEVAVP, encoded by the coding sequence ATGACCGTTCTCGACGTCCGGCTGTGGACCGTCGTCTGCCGCCTCGACCGCCTGCTGCCCGAGCGCGGGGTGGCGGCGCTGGTCGGCGGCGTCCAGGTGGCGATCTTCCGCGGTGTCTCCGGCGATATCCACGCGGTGGGCAACCGCGACCCGTTCAGCGGCGCCCACGTGCTGTCGCGCGGCATCGTGGGGTCGCGCGGCGCCGTCCCGACCGTCGCCTCGCCCCTGCACAAGCAGGTGTTCTCGCTGCTCACCGGGGAATGCCTGGACGAGCCGGGGGTCGCGGTCCCGGTGTACGACGTGCGGGTGCGCGACGGCGACGTCGAGGTGGCGGTGCCGTGA
- a CDS encoding threonine/serine exporter ThrE family protein codes for MTSDPSAQGPFRQRARRVVRPQGPPTQPLAIRGLQSRLTADEERQVLDLILRTGDAMIATGAPVADVTAALLRLAAGFGVTRLQVDITFISIIASIDRDDDPITKVRVINLRNSDYSRLAELFDLVDDVHRGGVTLDDAQRRLDDVLAAPHPYRRWIVTLALGLMASGVALLLNGGWLVALVAAITTVVIDRTLRALRRWGLPYLFQQVIGAGLATVVGLAALWATDRFGWSPTLLPPSLIVASGIVVLLAGLSLVGSAEDAIAGYPLTAAARTYEVVLHTIGLVVGIGVMLDLGQRAGIPLTILEPGTLNIPTTIQILSGGLIAGAWSLASYTRARTIPVVLGVGMVAAAVLLLGRQVLEIGPAGSSFLAALVVGLIAGGLSEPLKTPNLVISVCGITPLLPGLAIYNAMFRMVEGDDVVGGTGQLIAAFGIALALAAGVTLGEFLATPLRSEMDRWQRRVARRARGTRS; via the coding sequence ATGACGTCCGACCCCAGCGCCCAGGGCCCGTTCCGGCAGCGTGCCCGCCGCGTGGTCCGCCCGCAGGGCCCGCCGACGCAGCCGCTGGCGATCCGCGGCCTGCAGAGCCGGCTGACGGCGGACGAGGAACGTCAGGTCCTGGACCTCATCCTGCGCACCGGCGACGCCATGATCGCGACGGGCGCGCCGGTGGCGGACGTGACGGCGGCGCTGCTGCGGCTCGCGGCCGGGTTCGGGGTGACGCGGTTGCAGGTCGACATCACGTTCATCTCGATCATCGCCTCCATCGACCGCGACGACGACCCCATCACGAAGGTCCGCGTCATCAACCTGCGCAACTCCGACTACAGCCGGTTGGCGGAGCTGTTCGACCTGGTCGACGACGTGCATCGCGGCGGGGTCACCCTCGACGACGCGCAGCGGCGGCTGGACGACGTCCTGGCGGCGCCGCACCCGTACCGGCGCTGGATCGTGACGCTGGCGCTGGGCCTGATGGCCTCGGGGGTGGCGCTGCTGCTCAACGGCGGCTGGCTGGTGGCGCTGGTCGCGGCGATCACCACGGTCGTCATCGACCGGACGTTGCGCGCGCTGCGCCGCTGGGGCCTGCCGTACCTGTTCCAGCAGGTCATCGGCGCGGGGCTGGCGACGGTGGTGGGGCTGGCGGCGTTGTGGGCGACGGACCGCTTCGGCTGGTCGCCGACGCTGCTGCCGCCGTCGCTGATCGTGGCGTCCGGCATCGTCGTGCTGCTGGCCGGGCTGTCGCTGGTCGGCTCGGCCGAGGACGCCATCGCCGGCTATCCGCTGACGGCCGCGGCCCGGACGTACGAGGTGGTGCTGCACACGATCGGGCTGGTGGTCGGCATCGGCGTCATGCTCGATCTGGGCCAGCGGGCCGGCATCCCGCTGACGATCCTCGAGCCGGGCACGCTGAACATCCCGACCACGATCCAGATCCTCAGCGGCGGCCTCATCGCCGGCGCCTGGAGCCTCGCGTCGTACACGCGGGCGCGCACGATCCCGGTCGTGCTCGGTGTCGGCATGGTGGCGGCCGCGGTGCTGCTGCTGGGCCGTCAGGTGCTGGAGATCGGCCCGGCCGGCTCGTCCTTCCTCGCGGCGCTGGTGGTGGGCCTGATCGCCGGCGGTCTGAGCGAGCCGCTGAAGACGCCGAACCTGGTCATCTCGGTGTGCGGTATCACGCCGCTGCTGCCGGGCCTGGCGATCTACAACGCGATGTTCCGCATGGTCGAGGGCGACGACGTCGTCGGCGGGACGGGGCAGCTGATCGCCGCGTTCGGCATCGCGCTGGCGCTGGCCGCGGGCGTCACGCTGGGCGAGTTCCTGGCCACGCCGCTGCGCTCGGAGATGGACCGCTGGCAGCGCCGGGTCGCCCGCCGCGCCCGCGGCACCCGCAGCTGA